The following are encoded together in the Amphiura filiformis unplaced genomic scaffold, Afil_fr2py scaffold_71, whole genome shotgun sequence genome:
- the LOC140144668 gene encoding uncharacterized protein has translation MERQIIQTRRIHRVCKYCGFNAGSASRFISHIRHHELRIKPYWYTNPHLKPKAGCSQLKRQKSGNDSNRKAPPQNRKRKQVPGKLPVKMKFHKSAKGKCTKLKCDFCDKPFTFLSRKKTHEMTHTGERLYPCSYCNKSYITVAARREHEWTHTGYKPYKCSYCEKHFRAKCHRKIHERLHTAEKPLQCKFCDKKFRQPCGLITHERVHTGEKPFKCSYCDKTFARDEGKRQHELTHTGDKQFDCKFCQKSFLKLTTLKKHVLIHTNDKPFKCDVCNKTFRQSGTLNDHKMTHTDVRPHKCSHCDQTFKLKAHMKRHELKHTGEKPYRCSFSECDRAFIRQDTMKAHELTHTGEKRFRCKYCNRAFALRSYVQAHEQTHTGEEKRHKCKYCCQSYPSLRSLKEHESTHTGVMLYTCQYCPKQFHFKCNCKQHERKHERDSLRIHHCKHCSKSFAYSDELQVHEKSHQCSFCAKIWPNMSLLKQHEKTHLTKTHKCQYCDMAFKFFEQKTRHEMIHTGEKPFKCSYCSKAFNRRDRFKSHEELHSSKRNYKCSYYEKIFTQSSGLKEHEMLHTGEKQIMCNFCSKSFNSLKSKKRHEQTHDKPTQDIATMQNSVVPRVQLMDMKSYTRDGNCDLLQQNQT, from the coding sequence GCAACGACAGCAACCGAAAAGCACCACCACAAAATCGCAAGCGTAAACAGGTACCTGGAAAGCTACCGGTCAAGATGAAATTCCATAAGAGTGCAAAAGGTAAATGCACAAAGCTTAAATGCGATTTCTGTGATAAACCATTCACGTTTTTGAGTCGGAAAAAAACACATGAAATGACCCATACCGGTGAGAGACTTTATCCATGTAGCTACTGCAATAAATCATACATCACAGTCGCAGCCAGGAGGGAACATGAATGGACTCATACTGGATATAAACCATACAAATGTAGCTATTGTGAGAAGCACTTTCGAGCAAAATGTCATAGAAAAATTCACGAAAGACTACATACTGCAGAAAAACCTCTGCAATGTAAGTTTTGTGATAAGAAGTTCAGGCAGCCATGTGGATTGATAACACATGAAAGGGTTCATACTGGTGAGAAACCATTTAAGTGTAGCTACTGCGACAAAACATTTGCACGGGACGAAGGGAAGAGACAACATGAACTAACCCACACTGGTGACAAACagtttgactgcaaattttgtcAGAAATCTTTCCTAAAGTTGACCACATTGAAAAAGCATGTGTTAATCCACACAAATGACAAGCCATTCAAATGTGATGTGTGTAACAAGACCTTCAGGCAGTCGGGAACGCTCAATGACCATAAAATGACACACACTGATGTACGCCCTCATAAATGCAGCCATTGCGATCAAACTTTTAAACTCAAAGCTCATATGAAACGACATGAGTTAaaacacacaggagagaaaccataTCGTTGTTCTTTCAGTGAATGTGATCGGGCTTTTATTAGACAAGATACTATGAAAGCACATGAACTGactcatactggagagaaacgaTTTCGTTGTAAATACTGTAACAGAGCTTTCGCTCTTCGGTCTTATGTGCAGGCTCATGAGCAGACGCACACGGGTGAAGAAAAGCGTCACAAATGCAAATATTGCTGCCAATCTTATCCGAGTTTGAGAAGCTTGAAAGAACATGAATCAACACATACAGGAGTAATGCTGTACACGTGTCAGTATTGCCCCAAACAATTCCATTTCAAATGCAACTGCAAGCAACACGAAAGGAAGCATGAACGGGATTCGTTACGGATTCATCATTGTAAACATTGCAGCAAATCATTTGCATATTCCGATGAATTACAAGTGCATGAAAAATCTCATCAATGCAGCTTCTGTGCCAAGATATGGCCAAATATGAGTCTTCTAAAGCAGCATGAAAAGACACATTTGACTAAGACTCACAAATGTCAGTATTGTGATATGGCTTTCAAGTTTTTTGAGCAGAAAACTCGCCATGAGATGATCCACACAGGAGAAAAACCATTCAAATGTAGCTACTGTTCTAAGGCATTTAACAGACGAGATAGATTCAAGTCCCATGAAGAACTTCACAGTAGTAAAAGAAATTATAAGTGTAGTTACTACGAGAAAATATTTACGCAATCTAGTGGATTGAAAGAACATGAAATGttacatacaggagaaaaacagATTATGTGTAATTTTTGCTCAAAGTCGTTTAATAGTTTGAAATCAAAGAAACGCCATGAGCAAACACATGATAAGCCTACACAAGACATTGCTACAATGCAAAATTCTGTTGTACCAAGAGTACAATTGATGGACATGAAAAGCTACACTAGGGATGGTAATTGTGACCTGCTCcaacaaaaccagacataa